One genomic window of Haliotis asinina isolate JCU_RB_2024 chromosome 4, JCU_Hal_asi_v2, whole genome shotgun sequence includes the following:
- the LOC137282302 gene encoding feeding circuit activating peptides-like: METVKIFFSACVLLLLSGMVLCTEEEGESHEVSKRSLDSVGSGFIKRPLDYVGSGFIKRPLDYVGSGFIKRKWNPDIGKRPIDQIGAGLIKRTMEQDEEEKRDLDYLGLGLLKREDDYEEEKRNLDRVGMGLIKRPIDTLGSGFIKKRPLDYLGSGLIRKRFYDPFEDSLKKRPIDRIGSGLIKKRAIDEHDMGLLKRSLDSVGSGFIKKRPIDSLGSGFIKKRPIDSLGSGFIKKRPIDSLGSGFIKKRPIDSLGSGFIKKRPIDSLGSGFIKKRPIDTLGSGFIKKRPIDSLGSGFIKKRPIDSLGSGFIKKRPIDSLGSGFIKKRPIDSLGSGFIKKRPIDSLGSGFIKKRPIDSLGSGFIKKRPIDSLGSGFIKKRSTDTNNADLINRDASK; the protein is encoded by the coding sequence CACCGAGGAGGAGGGGGAATCGCACGAAGTATCAAAGAGGTCATTAGACAGTGTCGGCAGCGGTTTCATCAAACGACCTCTTGACTATGTCGGCAGTGGTTTCATCAAACGACCTCTTGACTATGTGGGGAGTGGCTTCATTAAGAGGAAGTGGAACCCAGACATTGGGAAACGCCCAATAGATCAAATAGGTGCGGGCCTCATCAAGAGAACCATGGAACAAGATGAGGAGGAGAAACGAGATCTGGACTATCTTGGCCTTGGCCTTCTCAAGCGTGAGGATGACTATGAAGAGGAAAAGAGGAACTTGGATCGTGTGGGAATGGGGCTGATCAAGCGACCAATTGATACATTAGGAAGTGGGTTCATCAAGAAAAGACCCCTTGATTACCTTGGATCTGGTCTGATCAGGAAACGGTTCTACGACCCTTTCGAAGACAGCCTAAAGAAAAGACCCATTGATCGGATCGGCAGTGGTCTTATTAAGAAGCGGGCCATTGATGAACATGACATGGGTCTCTTAAAGCGATCACTTGATTCAGTTGGTTCTGGTTTCATTAAAAAGAGACCCATTGATTCCCTTGGCTCTGGATTTATCAAGAAACGTCCAATTGATTCCCTTGGATCCGGATTTATCAAGAAACGTCCAATTGATTCCCTTGGTTCAGGATTTATCAAGAAACGCCCAATCGATTCCCTTGGCTCCGGATTTATCAAGAAACGCCCAATCGATTCCCTTGGCTCCGGATTTATCAAGAAACGCCCCATCGATACCCTTGGCTCCGGATTTATCAAGAAACGCCCCATCGATTCTCTTGGCTCTGGATTTATCAAGAAACGCCCAATCGATTCTCTTGGCTCTGGATTCATCAAGAAACGCCCAATTGATTCCCTTGGCTCCGGATTTATCAAGAAACGCCCCATCGATTCTCTTGGCTCCGGATTTATCAAGAAACGCCCCATCGATTCTCTTGGCTCCGGATTTATCAAGAAACGCCCAATCGATTCTCTTGGCTCTGGATTCATCAAGAAACGCCCAATTGATTCCCTTGGCTCCGGATTTATCAAGAAACGTTCCACTGACACTAACAATGCTGATCTGATCAATAGAGATGCGTCAAAGTAA